Proteins from a genomic interval of Amycolatopsis sp. cg13:
- a CDS encoding GntR family transcriptional regulator, with product MPETTGAGLRRSGPANLKALAAHEIRRRVFSGQLRAGAKIDQEALADELGISKLPIREALITLDHEGVVEHIARRGAFVARMTRDDIRDHYRVFGLVSGLAAERAAKNLSPESLQALHDLADRMESGVDRGEQERLNFEFHRRINYAADSRRLVSILGILAKTVTHGFYEAHEDWPEKAHDDHRKILNALSARSAARARSIVEKHFSDGGERAVSLLEKQGFWDR from the coding sequence ATGCCCGAAACCACGGGCGCGGGACTGCGCCGCAGCGGTCCGGCGAACCTGAAAGCGCTGGCCGCGCACGAGATCCGGCGACGGGTCTTCTCCGGCCAGTTGCGCGCCGGGGCGAAGATCGACCAAGAGGCGCTGGCGGACGAACTCGGCATCAGCAAGCTGCCCATCCGGGAGGCCTTGATCACGCTCGACCACGAGGGCGTGGTGGAGCACATCGCCCGCCGAGGCGCGTTCGTGGCGCGGATGACACGTGACGACATCCGCGACCACTACCGCGTGTTCGGCCTCGTTTCCGGCCTGGCCGCCGAGCGCGCGGCGAAGAACCTCTCGCCGGAAAGTCTGCAGGCATTGCACGATCTGGCGGACCGGATGGAGTCCGGAGTGGACCGCGGCGAACAGGAACGGCTGAACTTCGAGTTCCACCGCAGGATCAACTACGCCGCCGATTCCCGCCGGCTGGTGTCGATCCTGGGCATCCTGGCGAAAACGGTGACGCACGGGTTCTACGAGGCGCACGAGGACTGGCCGGAGAAGGCGCACGACGACCACCGGAAGATCCTGAACGCACTCAGCGCCCGGTCGGCTGCGCGAGCCCGGTCCATTGTGGAGAAACACTTCTCGGACGGCGGTGAGCGTGCGGTTTCCTTGCTGGAGAAGCAAGGTTTCTGGGACCGCTGA
- a CDS encoding MaoC family dehydratase N-terminal domain-containing protein, which produces MSAPEAWEPYAVTSEEVLEPGPVAALAALFDNGLPAPSEGDDLPPLWHWVALPRWPVSSQLGLDGHPVRGGLLPPVDLPRRMFAGGEVVVHRAPKVGGTVRRKSIVDSVTEKSGRSGKLVIVQVRTELSGMDGTPYVEERQDMLYREAGPPAAPAVPETAAALEPVGSPFRRTDGQSWEFATDPTLLMRFSAATANAHRIHYDWPYATRIEGYPGLVVHGPLMSLALAEVLRLDSPASRVRRISHRNQAPLFCGQPAQLRTSPGARSVTLDLLGPSGLSTSLAVELSEERT; this is translated from the coding sequence ATGTCCGCACCGGAAGCCTGGGAACCGTACGCCGTCACCAGCGAAGAAGTGCTCGAACCCGGCCCGGTCGCCGCACTGGCGGCGTTGTTCGACAACGGACTCCCCGCCCCAAGCGAAGGCGACGACCTCCCGCCGTTGTGGCATTGGGTCGCGCTCCCGCGCTGGCCGGTGTCGTCCCAACTCGGCCTCGACGGCCATCCGGTCCGCGGCGGTTTGCTGCCCCCGGTCGACCTGCCGCGGCGGATGTTCGCCGGCGGCGAGGTCGTGGTGCACCGCGCACCGAAAGTCGGCGGAACCGTACGACGAAAATCCATTGTGGACTCTGTCACCGAAAAGTCCGGCCGTTCGGGGAAGTTGGTGATCGTCCAGGTGCGCACTGAACTGTCCGGAATGGACGGAACACCGTACGTCGAGGAGCGCCAGGACATGCTTTACCGCGAGGCCGGACCGCCCGCCGCGCCCGCGGTCCCGGAAACCGCTGCCGCGCTCGAACCCGTGGGGTCGCCGTTCCGCCGCACCGACGGGCAGAGCTGGGAGTTCGCCACCGATCCGACACTGCTGATGCGGTTTTCCGCGGCTACCGCGAACGCGCACCGCATCCACTACGACTGGCCGTATGCCACAAGGATCGAGGGATATCCCGGCCTCGTCGTGCACGGGCCGTTGATGTCGCTCGCGCTGGCCGAGGTGCTGCGGCTCGACTCCCCCGCCTCTCGGGTGCGCCGGATCAGCCATCGCAATCAGGCGCCGCTGTTCTGCGGGCAGCCCGCGCAACTGCGCACGAGCCCCGGCGCTCGTTCGGTCACCCTCGATCTGCTCGGCCCCTCCGGACTGAGCACCAGCCTCGCCGTCGAACTGTCCGAAGAACGTACGTGA
- a CDS encoding enoyl-CoA hydratase/isomerase family protein produces MSRYAQFENLRVDGPDEDGVIELVLDAPHLNAVSEDAHGELADIWREFDRDPEVKAVLLRGEGKGFSAGGSFDLVEKLANDFEARSRTMREARDLVYNVIDCSKPTVSAIHGPAVGAGLVAGLLSDISVAAANAKIIDGHTRLGVAAGDHAAVCWPLLCGMAKAKYYLMTCRPMTGAEAERIGLVSLCVEEEAGLLPTAREIAHELANGAPNAIRWTKQSLNLWYRQLAGAIFDSSLALEFYGFAGPEVREGLASHRERRKPDFTRVHDEED; encoded by the coding sequence ATGAGCCGCTACGCGCAGTTCGAGAACCTGCGGGTCGACGGGCCGGACGAGGACGGCGTCATCGAACTCGTCCTGGACGCGCCGCACCTCAACGCGGTCAGCGAGGACGCGCACGGCGAGCTCGCCGACATCTGGCGCGAATTCGACCGTGACCCCGAGGTCAAGGCCGTCCTGCTGCGCGGCGAGGGCAAAGGGTTCTCCGCGGGCGGATCATTCGACCTGGTCGAGAAGCTGGCGAACGACTTCGAGGCCCGTTCGCGCACCATGCGCGAGGCCCGCGACCTGGTCTACAACGTCATCGACTGCTCAAAGCCGACCGTCTCCGCGATCCACGGCCCGGCCGTCGGCGCGGGCCTGGTCGCCGGGCTGCTGTCGGACATCTCCGTGGCCGCCGCCAACGCCAAGATCATCGACGGCCACACGCGCCTCGGCGTCGCGGCGGGCGACCACGCGGCGGTGTGCTGGCCGTTGCTCTGTGGGATGGCGAAGGCCAAGTACTACCTGATGACCTGCCGTCCGATGACCGGAGCCGAGGCCGAGCGGATCGGTCTCGTATCGCTGTGCGTCGAGGAAGAGGCCGGGCTGCTGCCGACCGCGCGGGAGATCGCGCACGAACTCGCGAACGGCGCGCCGAACGCGATCCGCTGGACGAAACAGAGCCTCAACCTCTGGTACCGGCAGCTCGCGGGCGCGATCTTCGACTCCTCGCTGGCGCTGGAGTTCTACGGTTTCGCCGGTCCCGAGGTCCGCGAAGGGCTCGCTTCGCATCGCGAGCGGCGGAAGCCGGACTTCACCCGGGTACACGACGAGGAAGACTGA
- a CDS encoding GntR family transcriptional regulator → MSTSPAWDPVRGIAVDPASPEPLYFQVARQLHAAIDDGRLPAGSRLANELDLAAGLRLSRPTVRQAIQSLVNQGLLVRKRGVGTQVVRTKVARPLRLSSLFDDLAGLGETPSSQVLVNRVEPADAETAAVLEAPELKQVRRLKRIRCTGGEPLAIMNNCLPDGILDVGDDELRSHGLYQLLRQTGIRLHSAQQSIGARLATEEDAELLDESPGAALLTMQRTTYDETGRVVEYGWHVYRASRYSFNLPLTHGPQ, encoded by the coding sequence ATGAGCACCAGTCCGGCCTGGGACCCGGTCCGCGGGATCGCGGTGGACCCGGCGAGCCCCGAGCCGCTGTACTTCCAGGTCGCGCGCCAATTGCACGCCGCGATCGACGACGGCCGCCTCCCCGCGGGCTCCCGGCTCGCCAACGAACTCGACCTCGCGGCGGGGCTGCGGCTGTCAAGGCCGACGGTGCGGCAGGCGATTCAGTCGCTGGTCAACCAGGGTCTGCTGGTGCGCAAACGCGGCGTCGGCACCCAGGTGGTGCGCACGAAAGTCGCCCGGCCGCTGCGCCTGAGCAGCCTGTTCGACGACCTCGCCGGGCTGGGCGAGACGCCGTCGTCGCAGGTGCTGGTCAACCGCGTCGAACCCGCCGATGCCGAGACCGCCGCTGTGCTGGAGGCTCCCGAGCTGAAGCAAGTGCGCCGGTTGAAGCGGATCCGCTGCACGGGAGGCGAACCGCTGGCGATCATGAACAACTGCCTCCCGGACGGGATTCTCGACGTCGGCGACGACGAATTGCGCTCCCACGGCCTCTATCAGCTGCTGCGGCAGACGGGGATCCGGCTGCATTCGGCGCAGCAGAGCATCGGCGCGCGGCTGGCGACCGAGGAGGACGCGGAGCTGCTGGACGAATCGCCGGGCGCGGCGTTGCTGACGATGCAGCGCACGACGTACGACGAAACGGGCCGGGTGGTCGAGTACGGCTGGCATGTTTACCGGGCGTCGCGGTATTCGTTCAATCTGCCGCTGACGCACGGGCCGCAGTAG